ACTCGGCCGATACTCGCGCAGCAACCGCGTGACCAGCTCGGCGTCGCCGATGTCTCCTTCGACCAGCAAGTGCAGGGCGTCCTCCTGTAGATCGGCGAGCGAATCCAAGTTGCCGGCGTAGGTCAGCTTGTCGAGGTTGATCACCTGCAAGCCATCTTCCCGCACCAACTGCCGAACCAGGCAGCTGCCGATGAATCCTGCTCCGCCGGTGACCAGTACCGTGTTGCTCATAGTCGTGAGGCCGCCTTTGCTAGCCGGTCGGTTTTCGTAACTTTGCGTCTATCGAAACGCGGGAAAGTTTTCTGGAAGTTCTGCTGAACTACGACCGCCGCTCAAAAACGATTGAGTATACTCAGCCCTGCCGATCCGCGAGCATGTTCGCCCAGCGATGCCGCGGCAAAAGCGTCAGAATTCATTCCGACTTAACTCTTTGATAACATTTCAACTCTTCTCGAACGTTTCGGCATGCCTGAGCAACACGTTACTGCTGCAGAGATTCCGATCACGGTCATCGTGCCGCATTATAACGGGGCGCCGTATGTTCTTGAAACGCTCGATTCGATCCGCGCTCAGTCGTACCCCGCCGCAGAAATCATCGTCGTCGATGATCACTCCTCCGACGACTCGCTCGCTCAAATCCGCGACTGGAACGAGTCGCATGGCTCGCCGCTCCGGATTCTCTCGACCGAATCGAACAGCGGCGGGCCTTCGCGACCAACCAACCTGGCGATCGCAGCTGCCAACAGTCCCTGGATCGCCGTGCTCGACCAGGACGATCTTTTTCATGTCGACCGCTTGCAGCGAGCCGCCGCAGCGATCCGTCTGTCGCCCCAGGCCGAGTGCATCGTTTCGCTGGGCAGTTTGCTGCATGCCCCCAACGATCCGGCCACGATCGGGCAAGGTCGATTCCTCCGCGATCACCATTGGCGTCAGCAACCGTTGGCCGACGACGTCTACCCGCTTCCCAGTCGCCGCGCGGTCGCCAGTTGCGTACGTCATGGGATGTTTGCGGCCGGCTATCCAGGGCTCGCGTTTCGCCGCGACGCCTGGCAGGCGATTGGCGGAGTTCGCGAATCGTTTGTCGTCGCCTCCGATTTTCACTTTCTCCTCTCGTTGGCCGCGCGGTCCGATCTGGTGGTGATCGATCAACCGCTGTACCAGCGCCGCGTCCATGGGCAGAATCTGTCGCACCGCAGCACGTTAGGCTTCGCCGAAGTGCTGCAGGCCATCGCCGAACAACTGCAGCCGCAGCCGGAATTGCTGGCCGATTCGGATCTGCGCGAGGCCTTGGCCTGGCGGATTATCGAGTCAGGCTGGAATGTCGCCGCCTTTGGCCAATTGCGTCTCGGCGCCCGCTTGATCCGCCAAACCGCGCAAATTGCCGGTTGGACGCCGAAGCGCACCGTGCAACTGGCGGCGACGCCGCTGATGCCGATCTACCGCCGGCTGTTTCTTTCACGCAGCAATCCGGCTGCGGACGTGATCGCCCGGGTCGAGCAATATGCGGAACAGTTGCTGGAATTGATGCGCGGGTCGAACCGGCGGCGATGATGGACTGGACCGCCGGACCGGACCGTTTCATTATTTCCGGGTAGGGTGCGTCAGGACGCACCGGGAACCTGCCCCAACGTTTCATTTCGCCTTTCGCGTGGCGGCGCAAATTGCGTTACCACGCGAGTCGCCCAACCAGCCACGTGGCAGGTTCGTGGTGCGTCCAGACGCACCCTACTCGGACTGGACCGTTGCGTTTTTTTCCTCCGTCCCCAAAACTGGACCAGTCGGAATTGTTTTTTTGCGGAACGTAGTGGACTGGACCGCGACGAATTTTCTTTTGGGGCCCGAAATGGCCGATCCGCGCGCACCGATAGCGCACTCGCAGCGGGCTGCGATGCGTGGGGCGTTTTCCTTACCACTATCGCCAGCAATAACCTGGCGGTCTCGCCATGGGTTGCCACCGCGCGTACGTTCTTCGCTCTCTCGCGAAGGTTTTCGCGCGATTCTTGCGACCGACTTTTGCCCCTTCCTGATGCGGGGAAAAGTCGGCAGGGCGGCAAGATCTCAGCGCGTCTCCACGCGCCGGCGTCACTACGATCCTTGAGAAACGCGCATGGAACATCTCCACGGCATGCCTGTACATGTTTATACCAAACATCGAGGCAATTCGGCAAGCAATTTTTTTCCAGGTAGGGTGCGTTGGGACGCACCGGGATCCTGCCCAACCGCACGTTTCGCCTGTTGCGTGGTAACGCAAAAATGCAGCGCTGGTTGCGTTGCCAAGCCGCCCGAACGGCTGGTTCGTGGTGCGTCCAGACGCACCCTACCAAACAAAAAAAGGGAGCGTTTCACGCTCCCTTTTGGCTCTGTATCCCCGACGACGATCAGCCTTTTTTCGACCAATCTCGGCGTTGCCGCGAGCTGGGGATGCCCATCTTTTTGCGGTACTTGGTGACCGTGCGGCGGGCGACGTTCAGGCCTTCGTTTTTCAGCAGCGTGACCAGTTCGTCGTCGCTGTGCGGTTTCGCCTTGTCTTCGCTGTCGATGATCTCTTGCAGCTTCAGGCGAATCGCATCCCAGGTCACTTCATCACCAGCTTCGTTGGTGGTGCCGCCGGCGAAGAATCGTTTGAGCGGGAAGATGCCGCGGGGAGTTTGAATCCACTTGTCGTCGACCGCCCGGCTGACGGTCGTCACGTGGACGCCTACCTTGTCGGCGATCTGCTGCATCTTGAGGGGCTCGATATACTCCGGCCCCTTTTCGATGAAGTCGTGCTGGTGATCGACGATCGCCTGAGCGACGCGGGCCAGCGTGTTTTTGCGTTGGTTGATCGAATCGATCAGCCACTGGGCGGCGTTGATCTTCCGCTTGATGAAATCCTTCTCTTCGACCGTCGCCGTCGGGTCCATCAGGCGTTTGCGATAATAGTTGCTGATCCGCAGCTGCGGCACTTCGCCATCTTCGGTCTTCACGCCATACTCGCCGTCATCGCTAATCTCCAGCGTCAGGTCAGGCACAACGTTCGGGACAAAGTCTTCTTTGTAGGCGGAGCCCGGCTTGGGGTTCAGCTTGCGAAGTTCCGACCAGGCGTCCTGAATCAGTTCGATCGTGTAACCGGTCTTCTTCTGAATCAGCGGCAGACGGTTCTCGCAGAGGTCTTCGAGATGATTGCTGATCAAGGTCCGCAGTTCGTCGAAGTAAGGTTGCGCCGGCTCCAGCTGCAGCAGCAAGCATTCGCGCAGATCGCGTGCGCCGACGCCGGCCGGGTCAAGCGCTTGCACAATCGCCAGCGCTTCGCGGGCATGGGCCACCATCTCTTCGCTTGAATCGGGCGGCAGCAAATCTTCCAGCGACGTGGTCAGATAGCCGTTGGAGTCGAGCGACGAAATGATCCGCATCGCCAGCTCTAGCAGCTCCGGCTCGATATTCAGCTCGCCCAGCTGGGTATCAAGATGGTCCTGCAGCGTTTCGACGCGCGATGCGACGTTGGCCAGCGCATCATGCTTGCGATTGGCGTCGTCTTCCATCTGGTTGAGCGAACGTTGCGGGCGATCATCAAACGTATCGGGATACTCGTTGTTGAGATCGAGCAGACGCTCAAAATCGTCGGCGTTGTCTTTGTTTTCGTCAACGACGAATTCTTTTTCGGTCTCGGCAATCGAATCGTTATCTGTTTTTTCGACCGGATCGTCGGTTCCGTCCGGCTCGACTTCTTGAACCTCGAGCAACGGATTTTCGTTCATCTCCTGTTCGATCTTCTCTTGCAGCGCCATCACCGGCAGCTGCAGGATCTCCATCGACTGGATCATCCTGGGCGCCAGAACTTGCTTCTGGACCAGCTTCTGTTCTAAACCAAGCGAAAGTCGCATAGGAATTTCTAGGTTTCAAGAGTATCGGAAGAACAACGGGAATTATAGCTTTTGACGCCCTGAAAGCGCGTCGGCCAAGATCTCTTTGTTCGTAAACTCCAGGATGCTGCCGGTGGTGATTCCGCGGGCAAGCCGCGTTAACGTTACGGGCAGCTCGGACAAAAGGTTCGAGATATGCAGCGCCGTCCCGTCTCCTTCGGTGGTGGGATTGGTCGCCATGATGATCTCGCGGAACGTCCCCTCCCGCACGCGATCGACCAGCGCGTCAATCGTCAATTGATCGGGGCCGATGCCTTCCAGCGGAGCGATGCGTCCTAACAGTACGTGATACAAACCGGGGTACATGCCCGATTGCTCGATCGCCATCAAGTCGCGCGGCTGCTCGACGATGCAGAGCAACGTCTTGTCGCGTCGCGAGTCTTGACAGACCGAGCAAAGTTCGGACTCGGCCAGGTTAAAACATTGGGAGCAGTAGCGAACGTTTTGCTTGACCGTGCGAATCGCGTCGGACAGCGCCAGCGCTTCCGACTCGTGCACGCGCAAAATGTGGTACGCGAGCCGTTCGGCGCTTTTGCGGCCGATGCCGGGAAGTTTGGCGAATTCCTCCACCAATCGCGTTACGGAGTCTGTCGTTTGAACCATGCGGGGCGTCCGTTCACCTAGGCGTCTATTTCTACTGGTTTTCCCCGCCGGTCATCTTGGCCAGGGCGTCGTCCAAACCGGGGACGTTCATCCCGCTGGTCAGGGCCTTCATCATATCGGCGTGCATCTGCTTCGCCTTGGCGCTGGCCTGATTGACGGCCGCCGGGACCAGGTCTTCGATGATTTCCTGTTCGCCGCGGGCGATAAGATCGGGGTCGATCCGCAGCGAG
The genomic region above belongs to Blastopirellula retiformator and contains:
- the recR gene encoding recombination mediator RecR, which encodes MVQTTDSVTRLVEEFAKLPGIGRKSAERLAYHILRVHESEALALSDAIRTVKQNVRYCSQCFNLAESELCSVCQDSRRDKTLLCIVEQPRDLMAIEQSGMYPGLYHVLLGRIAPLEGIGPDQLTIDALVDRVREGTFREIIMATNPTTEGDGTALHISNLLSELPVTLTRLARGITTGSILEFTNKEILADALSGRQKL
- the rpoN gene encoding RNA polymerase factor sigma-54; translated protein: MRLSLGLEQKLVQKQVLAPRMIQSMEILQLPVMALQEKIEQEMNENPLLEVQEVEPDGTDDPVEKTDNDSIAETEKEFVVDENKDNADDFERLLDLNNEYPDTFDDRPQRSLNQMEDDANRKHDALANVASRVETLQDHLDTQLGELNIEPELLELAMRIISSLDSNGYLTTSLEDLLPPDSSEEMVAHAREALAIVQALDPAGVGARDLRECLLLQLEPAQPYFDELRTLISNHLEDLCENRLPLIQKKTGYTIELIQDAWSELRKLNPKPGSAYKEDFVPNVVPDLTLEISDDGEYGVKTEDGEVPQLRISNYYRKRLMDPTATVEEKDFIKRKINAAQWLIDSINQRKNTLARVAQAIVDHQHDFIEKGPEYIEPLKMQQIADKVGVHVTTVSRAVDDKWIQTPRGIFPLKRFFAGGTTNEAGDEVTWDAIRLKLQEIIDSEDKAKPHSDDELVTLLKNEGLNVARRTVTKYRKKMGIPSSRQRRDWSKKG
- a CDS encoding YbaB/EbfC family nucleoid-associated protein, encoding MFNLGNLGNIAGMLRSAQEMGAKVQGLQEELRAKRVTGSAGGGMVEVEMTGTGEMLSLRIDPDLIARGEQEIIEDLVPAAVNQASAKAKQMHADMMKALTSGMNVPGLDDALAKMTGGENQ
- a CDS encoding glycosyltransferase family 2 protein; its protein translation is MPEQHVTAAEIPITVIVPHYNGAPYVLETLDSIRAQSYPAAEIIVVDDHSSDDSLAQIRDWNESHGSPLRILSTESNSGGPSRPTNLAIAAANSPWIAVLDQDDLFHVDRLQRAAAAIRLSPQAECIVSLGSLLHAPNDPATIGQGRFLRDHHWRQQPLADDVYPLPSRRAVASCVRHGMFAAGYPGLAFRRDAWQAIGGVRESFVVASDFHFLLSLAARSDLVVIDQPLYQRRVHGQNLSHRSTLGFAEVLQAIAEQLQPQPELLADSDLREALAWRIIESGWNVAAFGQLRLGARLIRQTAQIAGWTPKRTVQLAATPLMPIYRRLFLSRSNPAADVIARVEQYAEQLLELMRGSNRRR